A region of bacterium DNA encodes the following proteins:
- a CDS encoding PDDEXK nuclease domain-containing protein translates to MGRARDEAAFPVAPPRSELPRDYAETLGELKRRIANERLRAVLSANSAMVNLYWDIGRVILERQARAAWGAKVIDRLSSDLREAFPEMKGLSPRNLKYMRAFAVAWPDRAIVQQLAAQIPWFHNCILLDKIADAPTREWYMKKTIENGWSRNILAMQIDARADERHGKAITNFDVALPPSDSDMAAQIFKDPYLFDFLGTADPRREHEVEQALVDHIQRFLLELGTGFAFVGRQVLLEVGDDDFYIDLLFYHLKLRCYVVIELKAVPFSPAFIGQLNLYLSAADDLLRHPDDRPTIGLLLCRSKKKIVVEYALRNLKKPIGVAQWETLIVANLPNELKGSLPSVEEIEAELADSSLTDG, encoded by the coding sequence ATGGGACGCGCGCGCGACGAGGCGGCGTTCCCTGTCGCGCCGCCGCGTTCGGAACTTCCGCGCGACTACGCCGAAACCCTGGGCGAACTGAAGCGCCGCATCGCGAACGAGCGCCTGCGCGCGGTGCTGTCCGCCAATTCCGCGATGGTCAATCTATACTGGGATATCGGGCGCGTGATCCTGGAGCGCCAGGCGCGCGCCGCATGGGGCGCGAAGGTCATCGACCGCCTATCGTCCGACCTGCGCGAAGCCTTCCCCGAGATGAAAGGCCTATCCCCCCGGAACCTGAAATATATGCGCGCCTTCGCCGTCGCCTGGCCGGACCGGGCAATTGTGCAGCAGCTTGCTGCACAAATACCCTGGTTTCACAATTGCATCCTTCTGGACAAAATCGCCGACGCGCCGACTCGCGAATGGTATATGAAAAAAACCATCGAAAACGGCTGGTCGCGTAACATCCTCGCGATGCAGATCGACGCCCGAGCCGACGAACGGCACGGAAAGGCGATCACGAATTTCGATGTCGCGCTGCCGCCCTCGGATTCCGACATGGCCGCGCAGATTTTCAAGGATCCGTATTTGTTCGATTTTCTGGGCACCGCCGATCCCCGGCGGGAGCACGAGGTCGAGCAGGCGCTGGTCGATCACATCCAACGATTTCTCCTCGAGCTGGGAACCGGATTCGCGTTCGTCGGACGCCAGGTGCTGCTTGAAGTCGGGGACGACGACTTTTACATTGACCTGCTCTTTTACCACCTGAAACTGCGTTGCTACGTCGTCATCGAGCTCAAGGCCGTTCCCTTCAGTCCGGCCTTCATCGGGCAGTTGAACCTTTACCTCTCCGCCGCGGACGACCTGTTGCGCCACCCGGACGACAGGCCGACTATCGGCCTTTTATTGTGCCGTTCGAAGAAAAAGATCGTGGTCGAATACGCGCTGCGCAATCTGAAAAAGCCGATCGGCGTCGCCCAGTGGGAGACGCTTATTGTCGCCAATCTGCCCAATGAATTGAAGGGTAGTCTGCCGTCCGTGGAGGAGATCGAGGCCGAACTCGCCGATTCGTCACTGACCGACGGGTAA